A genomic region of Photobacterium swingsii contains the following coding sequences:
- a CDS encoding SDR family oxidoreductase, with the protein MQPRLLITGANRGIGLALVKHYLDDGWHVDACCRDISQAHELLALVNTSPQQLQIHPLDVTDHAAIMALSHTLADTPLDLLINNAGYYGPKGYGFGHTDIDEWRKVFEVNTIAPLKIAEAFYPQLKQAQQGIIASISSKVGSMTENTSGGGYIYRSSKAALNSVVKSLSNDLLPQGILSVALHPGWVQTEMGGPNALIDTQTSALGLKKVLDNLTPSQSGQFYNFDGTSIPW; encoded by the coding sequence ATGCAACCTAGGCTACTGATCACAGGGGCGAACCGAGGCATAGGCCTGGCGTTGGTAAAGCACTATCTGGATGATGGGTGGCATGTCGATGCATGCTGTCGAGACATATCGCAAGCACACGAACTTTTGGCTCTTGTAAACACCTCTCCTCAACAGCTACAGATCCACCCGTTAGATGTCACTGATCATGCAGCTATCATGGCACTGAGCCACACATTAGCCGATACGCCGCTAGATCTGCTCATTAACAATGCGGGATATTATGGCCCTAAAGGCTATGGATTTGGTCATACCGATATCGATGAATGGCGCAAAGTGTTTGAGGTCAATACGATTGCCCCCTTAAAAATTGCAGAAGCATTTTACCCTCAACTAAAACAGGCCCAACAAGGGATCATTGCCTCTATTTCATCGAAAGTTGGCAGCATGACCGAGAATACTAGCGGCGGAGGCTACATTTATCGCTCATCTAAGGCTGCACTCAACTCTGTCGTCAAAAGTCTATCCAATGACTTATTACCGCAGGGGATTTTGTCTGTTGCCCTTCACCCGGGTTGGGTTCAAACAGAGATGGGCGGACCAAATGCCTTGATTGACACCCAAACCTCAGCGCTAGGCTTGAAAAAAGTATTAGACAATCTCACCCCTTCTCAAAGTGGACAATTCTACAACTTCGATGGCACAAGTATCCCTTGGTAA